A section of the Marinoscillum sp. 108 genome encodes:
- a CDS encoding RagB/SusD family nutrient uptake outer membrane protein, with protein MKKQRRYRLEKMLMGGLLIGGLLGCDDFLDEVPDNRVNLNSLDKSAQLLTNAYSVASPAFTEWMTDNVGFTTGVTIRQSQEQAYQWEDITSGPTEQDTPDFFWYETYNAIAHANEVLAVLDDFEVTSEEEEIRKDAIEAEAKLTRAYGHFMLVNLFGEHYTVESSGDGVPYVKTPETVFIETYERESVKKVYNEVEDDLLDGLEKVNDSYFGNSGKYHFNTNAALAFASRFYLYKGDVTRCIQYSTELLGANPGSFIRDLTSEEFQNAKSSITGYPQLYTSPDLPGNFLLMRKISLVQRPDFAHGPLSDFYSDLFAASPFPGTTDERENPAFVKGDNALLPVRFQNLFERSSLNSNVGLPYHIAISFSGEEVLLNRAEAYTIQNDLNGALADLNVFVARRYSGGNTTLTFENLRAFFGANNDPTFTDQLILLNYILFERRKEFIIQGLRWFDIKRYGISVTHELSDGSTISLSGDDLRRVLQIPQSAIEVGGLEPNER; from the coding sequence ATGAAAAAGCAAAGACGATACCGACTCGAAAAAATGCTGATGGGAGGGCTCCTCATTGGGGGACTCCTTGGCTGCGATGACTTTCTGGACGAAGTACCCGACAATCGCGTGAACCTCAATTCTCTGGACAAAAGTGCCCAGCTCCTGACCAATGCCTATTCTGTAGCCAGTCCGGCATTCACCGAATGGATGACCGACAATGTGGGCTTTACAACTGGCGTGACCATCAGGCAGAGCCAGGAACAGGCCTACCAGTGGGAAGACATCACCAGTGGACCTACCGAGCAGGACACACCAGATTTCTTTTGGTATGAAACCTACAATGCCATCGCCCATGCCAATGAAGTACTGGCTGTGTTGGATGATTTTGAGGTAACCTCAGAGGAAGAAGAAATACGAAAAGACGCCATAGAGGCTGAAGCCAAGCTCACAAGAGCGTATGGCCACTTTATGTTGGTCAATTTATTTGGAGAGCATTATACCGTGGAATCTTCCGGTGATGGTGTGCCCTATGTAAAAACGCCTGAAACGGTCTTCATAGAAACTTATGAGCGTGAGTCCGTAAAAAAAGTATACAATGAAGTAGAGGATGACCTGCTGGATGGATTGGAAAAAGTTAATGACAGTTATTTTGGCAATTCGGGGAAATACCATTTCAATACCAATGCGGCACTGGCCTTCGCCTCTCGTTTCTACCTGTATAAAGGAGATGTGACCCGCTGCATTCAGTACAGTACGGAGCTTTTGGGTGCCAATCCCGGCAGCTTTATCCGTGATCTCACCTCTGAAGAGTTTCAGAATGCCAAGTCTTCCATTACGGGGTATCCACAGCTCTACACTTCTCCAGATCTCCCCGGAAATTTTTTACTCATGCGCAAAATCTCGTTGGTCCAGCGACCCGATTTCGCTCATGGGCCTCTTTCGGATTTTTATTCGGACCTCTTTGCGGCTTCCCCTTTTCCGGGCACAACCGACGAGCGTGAAAACCCTGCCTTTGTGAAAGGTGACAATGCACTGTTACCGGTGAGGTTTCAAAATCTTTTTGAGCGCAGCAGCCTCAACTCCAATGTGGGCCTGCCCTATCACATCGCCATTTCCTTTAGCGGAGAGGAAGTCCTATTGAACCGGGCAGAAGCTTATACCATTCAAAATGACCTCAACGGGGCATTGGCAGATCTCAATGTGTTTGTGGCCCGGCGATACAGCGGTGGCAACACCACCCTCACTTTTGAGAACCTGCGGGCATTTTTTGGGGCCAATAATGATCCCACATTTACAGATCAGTTGATATTACTTAACTATATCCTTTTCGAGCGACGAAAGGAGTTTATCATTCAGGGTCTTCGCTGGTTTGACATCAAACGATACGGTATCTCCGTGACTCATGAGTTGTCCGATGGCTCCACCATCTCGCTCAGTGGTGATGACCTAAGAAGAGTTTTACAAATCCCACAATCTGCCATTGAGGTGGGTGGGCTTGAACCCAACGAAAGATGA
- the mnmD gene encoding tRNA (5-methylaminomethyl-2-thiouridine)(34)-methyltransferase MnmD, translating to MTNHKLKLITTEDGSHSLLREDLNETYHSFHGARSESAYVFIEQCLHYYAEQTKKGRIRIFEVGFGTGLNAFLAAAFAEENKVALEFHSVEPFPVVREIFEQLNFGQTPEEQQLLGALHESPWESAQSITSHFSLVKHETTLEGFSAASDFDMIFFDAFAPSKQAEVWELANLKKCFDLLQSGGILTTYCAQGQFKRNLAAAGFEVQTLKGAMGKKEMVRGVRN from the coding sequence ATGACTAATCACAAACTAAAGCTGATAACGACAGAAGATGGCTCACACAGTTTGCTCAGGGAAGACCTCAATGAAACCTATCATTCCTTCCATGGCGCCCGGTCAGAGTCGGCTTATGTGTTCATCGAACAGTGCCTTCACTACTATGCGGAACAGACCAAAAAAGGGCGGATACGCATCTTTGAAGTGGGTTTTGGAACGGGCCTGAATGCCTTTTTGGCTGCTGCTTTTGCAGAAGAAAATAAAGTGGCATTGGAGTTTCACTCGGTGGAGCCTTTCCCTGTGGTCAGGGAAATATTTGAGCAGTTAAATTTTGGACAAACTCCGGAGGAACAGCAACTGCTTGGAGCACTCCATGAATCGCCGTGGGAAAGTGCTCAGTCAATCACAAGCCATTTTTCATTGGTCAAGCATGAAACTACCCTTGAGGGTTTCTCTGCAGCCAGCGATTTTGACATGATTTTTTTTGATGCATTTGCTCCTTCCAAGCAGGCAGAGGTGTGGGAGCTGGCCAATCTAAAGAAATGCTTTGATCTGTTGCAGTCCGGTGGGATTCTCACTACCTACTGTGCCCAGGGTCAGTTTAAGCGCAACCTGGCAGCGGCCGGTTTTGAGGTGCAAACCCTCAAGGGAGCGATGGGAAAGAAGGAAATGGTGAGAGGGGTGAGAAACTAG
- a CDS encoding SusC/RagA family TonB-linked outer membrane protein → MRFLFILSVLFSAVSLQVSAQSIALSGKILDQSGEGLIGATVQVKGETSGTVTDLDGTFRLSVAQGQTIVISMIGMESEEYLVKSSRPITIQLKEATAVLGEVVITGFQEVDRKLFTGASESLQMDDIKVNGLTDVSRALEGQVAGVNVDNVSGTFGTSPKIRIRGNASINGNNQPLFVIDGVILEDLANVNTDDFISGNANTLISSSIANLNPNDIESFQILKDASATAIYGARAANGVIVITTKRGKSGKLRVNYSGNYSFKLRPTYNQFNLMNSAQEMSVYRELYEKGLVDITTSVRAQNYGAMGKMFTQIANHELEWGPGGTLNEEFLNTYENANTDWFEVLFREAALQQQHSVSFTAGSEKSNSYYSISFLNDQGQTIADNVQRVTASSRNTYFLSDIFTFGLKLSASYRDQRVPGTRNREFDPITGRFSRNFDINPFSYALNTARSIRPYDDDGNLEYFRRNYAPFNILEELQLNYIDITVSDFSAQTDFEVNPSKNLSFKGVLQARYANTVRDHTVHENSNQAEAYRANGTQFIQDANNLLYRDPDNPGLNPVVVLPQGGFNYLDQSELLNFYARISADWNRTFAEAHEINVLAGQEIRFSNRTESSTTGMGVIYESGGIVITDPNIIEFFNLQNIDYYRLSSSKDRFLGLFVNGGYAYKSRYIANFTVRYDGSNQLGESKAARYLPTWNVSGAWNVTNESFFNVPFIDNLKLRGTYGISGNLPPNASALLNLQADVTVRPTDVEPYLYIQDLTNTELTWEKLKELNVGMDIAVLKNRVSGSFNYYRRNAYDLIGTVQTSGIGGQGLKTGNFADMDADGFEASISTENLQGRDFTWRTNFNVGYTIDKITRLDFGPRIADAIGQNGAAVLGGPRRGLFSTRFAGLNEQGVPTFYDENNEIVYQYDLQDRGSLTSTLKYEGPVEPRGAGGLTNTFGYKGFSLMVLLSYKFDYKIRLNDAFFATYTDFDALPAELINRWAVPGDEELTDYPVILDRGVAQSNGNVVLAYQLYNKSTARVANGDYLRLRTVRLSYAIPPALIGRMGLSSASLSLEGQNIALLYSDKKLKGQDPEFFSSGGVSLPQPKTITFSLNVGF, encoded by the coding sequence ATGAGGTTTCTTTTTATTCTTTCTGTTCTTTTTAGTGCTGTTTCACTTCAGGTAAGCGCTCAGTCTATTGCCCTGTCGGGGAAAATTCTGGATCAATCTGGCGAAGGCCTCATTGGTGCTACCGTACAGGTGAAAGGGGAAACTTCGGGCACGGTCACCGACCTGGATGGCACTTTCCGGCTCAGTGTAGCGCAAGGGCAAACCATCGTGATCAGTATGATCGGTATGGAAAGCGAAGAATACCTGGTCAAAAGTAGCCGCCCAATCACCATCCAGCTGAAAGAGGCCACTGCTGTATTGGGCGAGGTGGTCATCACAGGATTTCAGGAGGTAGACCGTAAACTTTTCACCGGAGCCTCTGAGAGTCTGCAAATGGATGACATCAAAGTCAATGGGCTCACGGATGTGAGCCGGGCTTTGGAAGGGCAGGTGGCTGGGGTGAATGTGGACAATGTCTCGGGGACCTTTGGCACCAGCCCAAAAATCAGGATTCGGGGCAATGCCTCCATCAATGGAAACAATCAGCCACTTTTCGTCATCGACGGGGTGATCCTGGAAGACCTGGCCAATGTCAATACGGATGACTTTATATCCGGTAATGCCAATACCCTCATCAGCTCCTCCATTGCCAACCTCAACCCGAACGACATAGAATCTTTCCAAATTCTGAAAGACGCCTCAGCTACCGCCATCTACGGTGCCCGTGCTGCCAATGGGGTCATTGTGATCACCACCAAAAGGGGGAAAAGTGGCAAGCTGAGAGTCAACTACTCCGGCAATTACTCCTTCAAGTTAAGACCTACCTACAACCAGTTTAACCTGATGAACTCGGCTCAGGAAATGTCTGTATACCGTGAGCTGTATGAAAAAGGGCTGGTGGATATCACCACCTCGGTGAGAGCGCAGAACTATGGCGCCATGGGCAAGATGTTTACCCAGATCGCCAATCATGAACTTGAGTGGGGCCCCGGAGGCACCCTGAATGAAGAGTTCCTGAATACTTACGAAAATGCCAATACGGACTGGTTTGAAGTACTTTTCCGCGAAGCAGCCCTGCAGCAACAGCACTCCGTGAGTTTCACTGCGGGTAGCGAAAAATCCAACAGTTACTACTCCATTAGTTTCCTCAATGACCAGGGTCAGACCATCGCCGACAATGTGCAACGGGTGACCGCCTCCTCCCGAAATACTTATTTCCTCTCTGATATTTTCACTTTTGGCCTGAAGCTCTCTGCCAGCTACCGGGATCAACGGGTGCCAGGTACCCGAAACCGTGAATTTGACCCCATCACCGGACGCTTCAGTAGAAACTTTGACATCAACCCTTTCAGCTATGCGCTGAATACCGCCCGATCTATTCGTCCGTATGACGATGACGGGAATCTGGAATATTTCAGAAGAAACTATGCCCCCTTCAATATCCTGGAGGAACTGCAACTGAACTACATAGACATTACCGTTTCCGACTTCTCCGCACAAACGGATTTTGAAGTCAACCCAAGTAAAAACCTGTCTTTCAAAGGGGTGCTGCAAGCACGGTATGCCAATACCGTACGTGACCATACGGTTCATGAAAACTCCAACCAGGCAGAAGCCTACAGAGCCAATGGCACCCAGTTTATCCAGGATGCCAATAACCTCCTCTACCGCGACCCGGACAACCCGGGCCTCAATCCTGTAGTGGTGCTCCCACAGGGTGGTTTCAATTACCTCGATCAAAGTGAGCTGTTAAACTTTTATGCTCGAATCAGTGCCGATTGGAACCGAACTTTTGCAGAAGCTCATGAGATCAATGTGCTTGCAGGGCAGGAAATTCGCTTTTCGAACCGAACCGAATCCAGCACCACCGGCATGGGCGTGATCTATGAAAGTGGAGGCATAGTCATTACAGACCCTAATATTATTGAGTTTTTCAACCTGCAGAATATTGATTATTACAGACTTTCCTCATCAAAAGACAGGTTTCTGGGGCTTTTCGTCAACGGAGGATATGCCTACAAATCAAGGTATATTGCCAACTTCACCGTGCGCTATGACGGCTCCAACCAGCTGGGCGAAAGTAAGGCCGCGCGCTATCTACCCACCTGGAATGTGAGTGGCGCCTGGAACGTCACCAACGAGTCTTTTTTCAACGTCCCTTTCATTGACAACCTCAAACTAAGAGGTACCTATGGTATCTCAGGTAACCTGCCCCCGAATGCCAGCGCACTGCTCAACCTGCAGGCCGACGTGACCGTGCGACCCACCGATGTGGAGCCATACCTCTACATTCAGGACCTCACCAACACTGAACTTACCTGGGAAAAACTCAAAGAACTCAATGTGGGCATGGACATTGCCGTTTTGAAAAACCGGGTCAGCGGTTCGTTTAACTACTACAGAAGAAACGCCTACGACCTTATCGGTACAGTGCAAACCAGTGGCATAGGTGGCCAGGGGCTAAAGACAGGAAACTTTGCCGACATGGATGCGGATGGCTTTGAAGCTTCCATTTCTACCGAAAACCTCCAAGGCCGTGACTTCACCTGGCGCACCAACTTCAACGTGGGCTATACCATCGACAAGATCACGCGACTGGATTTTGGACCCAGGATTGCTGATGCCATTGGTCAGAATGGTGCCGCCGTTTTGGGAGGCCCACGAAGAGGGCTCTTTTCGACCCGGTTTGCCGGACTGAATGAACAGGGGGTGCCTACCTTTTATGATGAAAACAATGAAATTGTGTACCAATACGACCTTCAGGATCGTGGGAGCCTGACCTCCACACTCAAATACGAAGGACCCGTAGAGCCTCGCGGAGCGGGAGGTCTGACCAACACCTTTGGGTATAAAGGCTTCTCACTGATGGTTTTGCTGTCCTATAAATTTGATTATAAAATTCGCCTGAATGACGCCTTCTTTGCCACCTATACGGACTTTGATGCCCTGCCGGCGGAGTTGATCAATCGCTGGGCGGTGCCCGGAGATGAGGAGCTGACGGACTATCCGGTGATCCTGGACCGGGGCGTGGCCCAAAGCAATGGTAATGTGGTGCTGGCCTATCAGCTATATAATAAAAGTACCGCGCGTGTAGCGAATGGAGACTACCTGCGCCTGAGGACGGTGCGCCTCTCCTACGCCATCCCTCCGGCGCTCATCGGGCGCATGGGACTATCCAGTGCATCGCTGAGCCTTGAGGGGCAAAACATTGCGCTTTTGTACTCTGATAAAAAACTCAAAGGTCAGGACCCTGAGTTTTTCAGCAGTGGCGGGGTTTCACTACCACAGCCCAAAACCATCACTTTTTCACTTAACGTAGGATTTTGA
- a CDS encoding DUF4249 family protein produces the protein MKKLLFILIVALGISSCDDEVDIPLKDTTPFLNVDAWLTNTGDTQQIVLNYTRPYFDNGAPEPALAAEVIVVDIETLEPFVFSDEDDDGIYVWVPAPGEVFGEVGHSYGLQISVDGQVYQSFSTLNAAPSVDSITFEYNKKDAFIEEDYYYAEFWARDFEGPGNTYWVKSFVNDTYLGKPEQINIAYDAGFSAGGEVDSLIFIQPIRTAITPFPTETPAVSPFKRGDKLRVELHAIPIDAWFFLYRVQDETVRQPGFAQLFANPLANSPTNIVPTSDDVSVVGFFSVAGVSSLEVIMSDENIVDRVPD, from the coding sequence ATGAAAAAGCTTTTATTTATACTCATTGTAGCGCTTGGCATATCCTCTTGTGATGACGAAGTGGATATTCCTCTGAAAGACACCACTCCCTTCCTGAATGTAGATGCGTGGCTCACCAACACGGGTGATACTCAGCAGATAGTATTGAACTATACCCGGCCGTATTTTGATAATGGGGCACCGGAACCTGCACTGGCAGCAGAGGTGATCGTGGTAGACATTGAAACGCTGGAACCTTTTGTTTTCTCTGACGAGGATGATGACGGTATCTATGTATGGGTACCCGCACCGGGCGAAGTTTTCGGTGAAGTGGGGCATTCCTACGGCCTTCAGATCTCAGTAGATGGACAGGTGTACCAGTCATTCTCCACCCTGAATGCTGCACCTTCTGTGGACAGCATCACCTTCGAATACAACAAAAAAGATGCGTTCATCGAAGAGGATTATTACTACGCTGAATTCTGGGCCAGAGATTTTGAGGGTCCGGGCAATACCTATTGGGTAAAGTCTTTTGTGAACGATACCTATTTGGGCAAACCCGAGCAGATCAATATCGCCTATGACGCAGGCTTCTCAGCAGGCGGAGAGGTAGACAGCCTTATTTTCATACAGCCCATCCGTACGGCCATTACGCCCTTTCCTACGGAAACTCCGGCTGTGTCGCCATTCAAGCGGGGTGACAAACTGCGGGTAGAACTACACGCCATTCCTATAGACGCATGGTTTTTCCTCTACAGAGTACAGGACGAAACCGTCCGACAGCCTGGCTTTGCACAGCTATTTGCCAACCCTCTGGCCAACTCCCCAACCAACATCGTTCCCACGAGCGATGACGTTTCTGTGGTTGGTTTCTTTTCTGTGGCAGGCGTTTCTTCCCTGGAAGTGATCATGTCTGATGAAAACATCGTAGATCGGGTGCCTGACTGA
- a CDS encoding TonB-dependent receptor, whose product MKKLILTLLSGVLLLSASGQEKFTISGYVKDQSDGETLIGATVLIRELSSGNITNVYGFYSITIPPGEYSVEYRYVGYQPIQKTVSLNQNVRLDVELLSTEQKLEEVVVTAKPEDENVSGMEMSTAELDITTIQKIPAFLGEVDVVKSLQLLPGVTTVGEGASGFNVRGGSVGQNLILLDEAPVYNSSHMFGFFSVFNPDAVKDVKLYKGGIPAEYGGRLSSILDVRMKEGNIKNYEVNGGVGTIFSRFAVEGPIAKNKSSFILAGRRSYIDVLAQPFLKNNDLDGVGLRFYDLTGKTNYYISDKDRIYLSGYLGRDVFKFDANQGFDWGNKTASLRWNHLFNDRIFSNTTLFLSDYDYSFQVGETKDDLFSWKSRILTYNFKEQFSYFINTSNELSFGAEAILYRFKPAEVLGVSDGEESDISLDERKSIETAIYLGNTQKVNDRLSLQYGVRLSGFQYLGAGSIYYYEDAEVKGERRPVSSIEQADNWETIQFYSNLEPRFSFKYSVNPSTSIKGSYNRMSQYIHLVSNTTASLPTDVWTPSTNNIKPQLADQVALGVFKNFLNNQLETSVEVYYKESQNQVDYIDGAEILINRFLEGDLLSGDGRAYGAEFFVKKNSGKINGWVSYTLARTELKVEGINEGDWYPTRFDQTHNVKVTANYDWSEKWSVSANFTYITGTPYTLPSYRYENQGYTIPGVLGRNNGRIPDYHRLDLSATWYMRTLKSDGSPKKLQDHWVFTVYNVYARRNPFSIYFAQTDDLSVAGQAITQANQVSILGTFVPAVSYNFKF is encoded by the coding sequence TTGAAAAAACTAATACTCACCCTTCTGAGCGGCGTGCTTCTTCTCTCTGCCTCAGGTCAGGAAAAATTTACCATCAGTGGCTACGTAAAGGATCAGTCTGATGGGGAAACGCTCATCGGCGCCACCGTGCTCATACGCGAGCTCAGCAGTGGCAATATCACCAACGTCTATGGATTCTATTCCATTACCATTCCCCCGGGAGAGTACTCTGTGGAGTACCGGTATGTTGGCTACCAGCCGATTCAAAAAACCGTTTCTTTAAATCAGAATGTCCGATTAGACGTGGAGCTTCTTTCCACAGAACAAAAATTAGAGGAAGTGGTGGTCACCGCTAAGCCAGAGGACGAAAATGTGTCCGGCATGGAGATGAGCACCGCAGAGCTCGACATCACCACCATTCAGAAAATACCCGCCTTTCTGGGTGAGGTAGATGTGGTAAAAAGCTTGCAGCTCCTCCCGGGAGTCACCACGGTAGGAGAAGGAGCGTCCGGCTTCAATGTGCGGGGCGGAAGTGTAGGTCAGAACCTTATCCTTCTGGATGAGGCGCCGGTTTACAATTCCTCACACATGTTTGGTTTCTTTTCGGTGTTCAACCCGGATGCTGTGAAGGATGTAAAACTCTATAAAGGTGGAATCCCTGCAGAGTACGGTGGCCGGCTTTCGTCCATTCTGGATGTGCGGATGAAAGAAGGAAATATCAAAAATTATGAAGTGAATGGTGGAGTTGGTACCATCTTCAGCCGCTTTGCGGTAGAGGGGCCCATTGCCAAAAACAAATCCTCCTTTATCCTGGCCGGTCGCAGGTCGTACATCGATGTGCTGGCGCAGCCTTTTTTGAAAAATAATGACCTGGATGGTGTAGGGCTTCGCTTTTATGACCTGACGGGAAAAACCAATTACTACATTTCTGACAAGGACAGAATTTACCTTTCGGGTTATCTGGGTCGGGATGTTTTCAAATTTGATGCTAACCAGGGCTTTGACTGGGGGAATAAAACAGCCAGCTTACGTTGGAATCACCTGTTCAATGATCGGATTTTCTCCAATACCACACTCTTTCTGAGCGACTATGACTATTCCTTTCAAGTGGGTGAAACCAAAGATGACCTTTTCAGCTGGAAGTCAAGAATCCTTACCTACAACTTTAAGGAGCAGTTTTCCTATTTCATCAACACCTCCAACGAGCTCTCTTTTGGGGCAGAAGCCATCCTTTATCGCTTCAAACCAGCAGAAGTACTGGGGGTAAGTGATGGTGAAGAGAGTGACATCAGCCTTGACGAGCGCAAAAGCATTGAAACAGCGATATACCTGGGAAATACCCAAAAGGTAAACGATCGCCTGTCCCTGCAGTATGGTGTTCGTCTTTCAGGATTTCAATACCTGGGAGCCGGATCCATTTATTACTATGAGGATGCCGAAGTGAAAGGGGAAAGAAGACCCGTTTCGAGTATTGAACAAGCCGACAACTGGGAGACGATTCAGTTCTATTCTAACCTGGAGCCTCGCTTCTCATTCAAATACAGTGTGAATCCATCCACCTCCATCAAGGGTAGTTACAACAGGATGAGCCAGTACATTCATCTGGTCTCTAACACCACTGCTTCGCTGCCTACGGATGTGTGGACGCCAAGTACCAACAACATCAAGCCACAGCTGGCGGATCAGGTGGCTCTGGGAGTCTTCAAAAATTTCCTCAATAATCAACTGGAAACGTCCGTGGAGGTCTACTACAAAGAGTCACAAAATCAGGTAGACTACATAGATGGAGCGGAAATATTGATTAACAGGTTCCTCGAAGGAGATCTTCTGTCAGGAGATGGCCGGGCATATGGCGCGGAATTCTTTGTGAAGAAAAACTCCGGTAAAATCAATGGGTGGGTCAGCTATACACTGGCTCGCACAGAGCTCAAAGTAGAAGGAATCAACGAAGGGGACTGGTACCCTACCCGGTTTGATCAGACGCATAACGTCAAAGTAACGGCCAACTATGACTGGAGTGAAAAATGGTCGGTATCAGCTAATTTCACCTATATCACGGGCACTCCATATACGCTCCCTTCTTACCGATACGAAAATCAGGGCTATACCATCCCTGGTGTGTTGGGCAGAAACAATGGCCGTATTCCTGACTATCACCGGCTGGACCTCTCGGCCACCTGGTATATGCGAACCCTCAAGTCTGATGGTTCGCCCAAAAAACTACAGGATCACTGGGTATTCACAGTCTACAACGTGTACGCCCGGAGAAACCCCTTCTCTATCTACTTTGCCCAGACAGACGACCTGAGCGTGGCGGGGCAGGCCATCACACAGGCCAATCAGGTCTCCATCTTAGGCACATTCGTTCCGGCGGTTTCTTACAATTTTAAATTTTAA
- a CDS encoding MFS transporter, with protein MKSVITLYKNAFGGLSPAAWMLALVILINRSGTMVIPFLSVYLTSSLGFSLVETGWIMSMFGLGAIGGSFLGGWLTDKIGPFKVQLISLLGGGLMFLALSQVTSFYPLAGFIFFVSLVSEMLRPANQIAVSYYAKPENVTRAFSLNRMAINLGFSFGPALGGLLAAVSYQWLFIADAITCAGAGLIFFLYFYGKQGKEKEPLPDTNTALIPDKSVWSDGLFLGFILLVICFSTMFFQLFSTWPIYHRQVYQLPEQEIGLLLGLNGLIVFLFEMVLVYKIGDRFPIRRLIAFGCFLMALAFLALFGMESKAALYLACIFISFAEIFAMPFMATYTVQRSGKRNRGAYMGLYSVAFASAFVLAPLIGTNLVDALGFQNWWLIAGVFALATGFLFYWILSEKRGVNHLEVRKNAAA; from the coding sequence ATGAAATCTGTGATTACCCTCTATAAGAACGCATTTGGGGGGCTTTCTCCAGCCGCATGGATGCTCGCATTGGTGATTCTCATCAATAGAAGCGGAACCATGGTGATCCCGTTTCTGAGCGTTTACCTCACCAGTTCTCTGGGCTTCTCTCTGGTAGAAACCGGCTGGATCATGAGCATGTTTGGCCTGGGAGCCATCGGTGGGTCTTTTCTGGGAGGTTGGCTCACGGATAAAATCGGGCCCTTCAAAGTGCAGCTCATCAGCCTGTTGGGTGGTGGGTTAATGTTTTTGGCGCTTTCGCAGGTCACAAGCTTTTATCCTCTTGCTGGCTTTATCTTTTTCGTCAGCCTCGTCTCTGAAATGCTCCGACCTGCCAATCAGATTGCCGTGTCTTATTACGCCAAACCTGAGAACGTGACCCGAGCCTTTAGTCTGAACCGGATGGCCATCAACCTGGGTTTTTCCTTTGGGCCTGCCCTGGGTGGGCTCCTGGCTGCCGTCTCTTATCAGTGGCTCTTCATTGCTGATGCGATCACCTGCGCAGGTGCCGGTCTGATCTTCTTTCTGTATTTCTATGGGAAACAGGGGAAAGAAAAAGAACCTCTGCCAGATACCAACACCGCATTGATTCCAGACAAGAGTGTCTGGAGTGATGGACTCTTTCTTGGATTCATCCTTCTGGTGATTTGTTTTTCCACCATGTTTTTTCAGTTATTCAGTACCTGGCCGATCTACCATCGTCAGGTATATCAGCTTCCCGAGCAGGAAATCGGCCTTTTACTTGGGTTGAATGGACTCATTGTTTTTCTGTTCGAGATGGTGCTGGTTTATAAAATTGGGGATCGGTTCCCCATCCGACGGCTTATTGCCTTTGGGTGCTTCCTGATGGCCCTGGCATTTCTGGCGCTTTTCGGCATGGAATCCAAAGCGGCACTTTATCTGGCTTGTATCTTTATCAGCTTTGCGGAGATCTTTGCCATGCCTTTCATGGCTACCTACACCGTACAAAGAAGCGGAAAGCGCAACAGAGGAGCCTACATGGGCCTATATTCCGTGGCCTTTGCCAGTGCTTTTGTCCTCGCTCCGCTCATTGGTACTAACCTGGTCGATGCCCTCGGCTTTCAAAACTGGTGGCTGATCGCCGGTGTTTTTGCACTGGCTACGGGGTTCCTTTTTTATTGGATCCTTTCGGAGAAAAGAGGGGTCAACCATTTAGAAGTCAGGAAAAACGCTGCCGCCTGA
- a CDS encoding Uma2 family endonuclease has product MRNTLERPPKTVMEVYQSLPEGTLAELINNALYMSPSPTSGHQVVLNDINYELMSHFRETKTGMVLIAPLDVYLDEKNNAVQPDITVILNHNLSIVNESGHIHGVPDMLIEVLSPGNRDHDLIRKKDLYESFGVKEYWVVDPENKHALGYSFNKSNYELIGDTIGSIDSPLLKLKFTF; this is encoded by the coding sequence ATGCGGAATACGTTAGAGCGTCCACCAAAAACAGTCATGGAGGTTTATCAAAGCCTCCCTGAGGGGACTTTGGCCGAATTAATTAACAATGCCCTCTATATGTCCCCTTCGCCTACCTCCGGACATCAAGTAGTCCTGAATGACATTAACTATGAATTAATGTCGCACTTTAGAGAAACCAAAACCGGAATGGTGCTGATCGCTCCATTGGATGTCTATCTCGATGAAAAAAATAATGCCGTCCAACCAGACATTACAGTCATTCTTAACCATAACCTTTCCATCGTCAACGAATCAGGACACATTCATGGGGTTCCTGATATGTTGATCGAAGTACTCTCTCCTGGCAATAGGGATCATGACCTGATTCGAAAAAAAGACCTTTATGAAAGCTTCGGGGTAAAAGAGTATTGGGTCGTGGATCCTGAAAACAAACACGCTTTGGGGTATTCCTTTAATAAGTCCAACTATGAACTCATTGGAGATACTATCGGTTCTATCGACTCTCCCTTATTGAAGCTTAAGTTTACTTTCTAG